The Pontibacter pudoricolor genome contains a region encoding:
- a CDS encoding lytic transglycosylase domain-containing protein codes for MTYSKLFTVVAAIVGGIWANYALAAPTSFKYDFQTINDTLLALGDTAELSPEELALLAEYIPNEPNEVIQDRLSCIESEIPLTFNPFVRNFIDYFTIRNRKYSRTMLSRQNVYFPLFEKYLKKYDMPEEMKYLAIVESGLNPKAASWAKAVGLWQFIPVTGKEYGLDQNNYIDERMDPEKATDAACRFLKRLHKTYGDWELAMAAYNCGPGNVNKAIRRAGGGKKTFWEIFPYLPKETRSYVPSMTAVIYTMNYAPQHNIFTDSVLYAHDVETITINQAIDLEKLAEELHVDTKTLLALNPEIKKNVLPASTRNYKLRVPAERSQLIASAADLSCMIAAASPVAPEPKPVQEREPAQAPVLLASATPAPAATTQTDTTEKKFYTVQRGDNLSSIATKHNVTVEQLKDWNNLRKSTIMANQKLTVYQPKTTEAIAMVSPAEEAEAKPIVAKKAAKPALKISEKQQEVVHQVQPGDTLWTISQKYNGISVEQIKKLNKLKSNQIKPGQKLILG; via the coding sequence ATGACGTATTCTAAACTCTTTACCGTAGTTGCGGCTATAGTTGGCGGCATCTGGGCAAACTACGCCCTTGCCGCACCAACCAGCTTCAAATATGATTTCCAAACTATAAACGACACCTTACTGGCGTTGGGCGACACTGCTGAGCTTTCGCCGGAAGAACTGGCGTTGCTGGCAGAGTATATCCCCAACGAGCCTAACGAGGTAATACAGGACCGTTTGAGTTGTATTGAGTCTGAGATACCGCTTACATTCAACCCGTTTGTAAGAAATTTTATTGATTACTTTACCATTCGCAACCGCAAGTACAGCCGTACGATGCTTTCGCGCCAGAATGTGTACTTCCCGCTTTTCGAAAAATACCTTAAAAAGTATGATATGCCCGAAGAGATGAAGTACCTGGCTATAGTTGAGTCGGGGCTTAACCCGAAGGCGGCTTCTTGGGCAAAGGCTGTTGGTTTATGGCAGTTTATTCCGGTAACCGGTAAAGAGTACGGCCTGGATCAGAACAACTATATAGATGAGCGCATGGATCCGGAGAAAGCAACTGATGCTGCCTGCCGTTTCCTGAAGCGCCTGCACAAAACCTATGGCGACTGGGAACTTGCCATGGCTGCTTACAACTGCGGACCGGGTAACGTAAACAAAGCCATTCGCAGAGCTGGCGGTGGCAAGAAAACATTCTGGGAGATCTTCCCCTACCTGCCAAAAGAAACGCGCAGCTATGTCCCGTCCATGACGGCCGTGATCTATACCATGAACTATGCGCCGCAGCACAATATCTTTACAGATTCGGTACTGTATGCGCATGACGTTGAAACCATAACTATAAACCAGGCCATAGACCTGGAGAAGCTGGCAGAAGAACTGCACGTTGACACAAAAACCCTGCTTGCCTTAAACCCGGAGATCAAAAAGAATGTATTGCCGGCCAGCACCCGCAACTATAAACTGCGCGTACCAGCCGAGCGCTCACAGCTTATTGCATCCGCTGCTGACCTTAGCTGCATGATAGCCGCTGCTTCACCTGTTGCTCCGGAGCCAAAACCTGTACAGGAACGTGAGCCGGCTCAGGCACCTGTGTTATTAGCATCTGCAACTCCGGCCCCTGCTGCTACCACACAAACCGATACCACAGAAAAGAAATTCTATACCGTACAGCGTGGCGATAACCTTTCATCTATAGCTACAAAGCATAATGTAACGGTAGAGCAACTGAAGGACTGGAATAACCTGCGTAAGTCAACGATAATGGCGAACCAGAAACTAACGGTTTATCAGCCAAAAACGACAGAAGCTATAGCCATGGTCTCTCCTGCCGAAGAAGCAGAAGCCAAACCTATAGTTGCTAAAAAAGCTGCTAAGCCAGCACTTAAAATTTCTGAGAAGCAACAGGAGGTCGTGCACCAGGTACAGCCCGGCGATACATTATGGACCATCTCTCAGAAGTATAACGGCATCAGTGTAGAGCAGATAAAGAAACTGAACAAATTAAAGTCGAACCAGATAAAGCCCGGCCAGAAACTTATACTTGGCTAA
- a CDS encoding NADP-dependent malic enzyme, whose translation MIKVNKQDALNYHMEGKPGKIEVIPTKMVSTQHDLALAYSPGVAEPCKEIAADKENVYKYTAKGNLVGVISNGTAVLGLGNIGPDASKPVMEGKGVLFKKFAGIDVFDIEIDCTDPAEFVRIVKSLEPTFGGINLEDIKAPESFKIENALKEQMNIPLMHDDQHGTAIISSAALLNALELAGKKIGEIKMVVNGAGAAAIACAKLYVALGVKMDNIVMFDKGGIIRPERNDLDIYRAQFVTLRKINTLEDAMRDADVFVGLSAGNVLNPDFVKLMAPNPIIFALANPDPEIPYDVAMSTREDLIMATGRSDHPNQVNNVLGFPYIFRGALDVRATEINEEMKLAAVHALAKLAKEPVPDIVHKAYGDNTISFGRFYLIPKPLDPRLITTVSPAVAKAAMESGVAKYPITDWEGYEQELQERIGIDQKLMTRINNQAKKDPKRVLFAEADNYKILKAAQTVKEQLIAEPILLGNRVRIQEIIHENHIDLQGVTIIDPFEEDAKREEFAQILYKKRQRKGLTLFDCRRLVRDRIYFGSLMLETGEVDALISGLTRDYSRTILPAIQVIGVEEGVNKVAGMYIILNKKEPYFFADTTVNINPTADELVDIIGLTARTVKFFDTEPRMAVLSYSNFGSVQGDIPNKGSEAVRKAKQRYPDLLIDGEMQANTALNRNLLREHYPFSTLAEKGANTLVFPTLTAGNIAYKLLQEIGGAEAIGPVLMGMRKPVHILQLGSSIREIVNMVAIAVVDAQNYNNKHI comes from the coding sequence ATGATTAAAGTTAACAAGCAGGATGCCCTGAACTACCACATGGAGGGTAAACCTGGCAAGATTGAAGTAATACCAACTAAGATGGTAAGCACCCAGCACGACCTGGCCCTCGCTTACTCGCCCGGCGTTGCCGAGCCCTGCAAAGAAATAGCCGCTGATAAAGAGAATGTTTATAAATATACTGCCAAAGGTAACCTGGTAGGTGTTATTTCGAATGGTACTGCTGTGCTTGGCCTCGGCAATATCGGCCCGGATGCATCAAAGCCGGTAATGGAAGGGAAAGGTGTACTTTTCAAAAAATTTGCAGGTATTGATGTATTTGACATTGAAATAGATTGTACCGACCCTGCCGAGTTTGTTCGCATTGTAAAGTCGCTGGAGCCTACGTTTGGCGGCATTAACTTGGAAGACATTAAGGCTCCTGAAAGCTTTAAGATAGAGAACGCCCTGAAAGAGCAGATGAATATTCCGCTCATGCACGACGACCAGCACGGCACAGCCATTATCTCTTCTGCAGCGCTTTTAAATGCACTGGAACTTGCCGGTAAAAAGATAGGTGAGATAAAAATGGTCGTAAACGGAGCAGGTGCTGCCGCTATTGCCTGTGCCAAGCTTTATGTAGCCCTGGGTGTAAAGATGGATAACATCGTGATGTTCGATAAAGGAGGCATCATCCGTCCGGAACGTAACGACCTGGATATTTACAGAGCCCAGTTTGTAACGCTGCGTAAGATAAACACCCTGGAAGATGCCATGCGCGATGCCGATGTGTTTGTTGGCTTGTCCGCTGGTAACGTACTGAACCCGGACTTTGTAAAGCTGATGGCTCCTAACCCGATCATTTTTGCACTGGCTAACCCTGACCCGGAAATACCTTATGATGTGGCGATGTCCACCCGCGAAGACCTGATTATGGCAACCGGCCGCTCCGACCATCCGAACCAGGTAAATAACGTGCTTGGTTTCCCTTACATTTTCAGAGGGGCACTGGATGTTCGTGCAACTGAGATCAACGAAGAAATGAAACTGGCAGCCGTACATGCGCTGGCTAAACTGGCAAAAGAACCTGTTCCGGACATCGTACATAAAGCGTATGGCGATAACACGATCTCTTTCGGCAGATTTTACCTGATACCTAAACCACTGGACCCACGCCTGATAACTACAGTTTCGCCGGCAGTGGCCAAGGCAGCCATGGAGAGCGGAGTAGCCAAATACCCGATTACGGATTGGGAAGGTTACGAGCAGGAACTACAGGAGCGCATTGGCATTGACCAGAAGTTAATGACCCGCATTAACAACCAGGCCAAAAAAGATCCGAAGCGTGTACTGTTTGCAGAAGCAGACAACTATAAAATCCTGAAGGCAGCCCAAACAGTTAAAGAACAGTTAATTGCTGAGCCTATACTATTAGGTAACCGGGTACGAATTCAGGAAATCATTCACGAAAACCACATCGATCTGCAGGGTGTCACCATCATTGACCCGTTTGAAGAAGATGCCAAGCGTGAGGAGTTTGCCCAGATACTTTACAAAAAGCGTCAGCGCAAAGGCCTGACCTTATTCGACTGCCGCCGTCTGGTTCGCGACAGAATTTACTTTGGTAGCCTGATGCTGGAAACCGGCGAAGTAGATGCCTTAATTTCCGGCCTTACCCGCGATTACTCCAGAACTATACTGCCGGCCATTCAGGTAATTGGTGTAGAAGAAGGCGTGAACAAAGTAGCAGGTATGTACATCATCCTGAACAAAAAGGAGCCTTACTTTTTTGCTGATACCACGGTAAACATTAACCCGACTGCCGATGAGCTGGTAGATATTATTGGTCTGACTGCCCGTACTGTCAAGTTCTTTGATACTGAGCCACGTATGGCAGTATTGTCGTACTCTAACTTTGGCTCGGTGCAGGGCGATATTCCTAACAAAGGATCTGAGGCAGTTCGTAAAGCAAAGCAGCGCTACCCGGACCTGTTGATTGATGGCGAAATGCAGGCCAACACTGCCCTTAACCGCAACCTGTTACGCGAACATTATCCTTTCAGCACGTTAGCAGAAAAAGGAGCCAACACACTGGTGTTCCCGACGCTAACTGCCGGCAACATTGCTTATAAGTTATTACAGGAGATTGGTGGTGCCGAAGCCATTGGCCCGGTACTGATGGGTATGCGTAAACCTGTTCATATTCTGCAACTTGGCAGTTCTATCAGAGAAATTGTAAACATGGTAGCCATTGCTGTCGTAGATGCACAGAACTATAACAACAAACATATATAG